Proteins from one Planctomyces sp. SH-PL62 genomic window:
- a CDS encoding DUF1559 domain-containing protein encodes MARKSRPAFTLIELLVVIAIIAVLIALLLPAVQAAREAARRMQCTNNLKQLGLALHNYHDVHGQFPMGAQGRNPVTGLYDLVPTNRQPFVVALLPFYEQGSLYAAYNASLGFNASDNLTTRLVPIATYQCPSDQTQIFLQTIAGVLGPFEAKGNYGLIWGTNTYWDQGLGNGQKLAPFYIAYGAQIAAVTDGTSNTLAMTEMLQAPSPAGPSSVVDRRARLWNDDSAGYQIMTRFGPNSRLPDFSTCYNDPGRGLPCINDTASNSFYMGARSRHPGGVSGLLCDGSVRFFKDSVGIPVWKALSTSNGGEVISSDSY; translated from the coding sequence ATGGCGCGCAAGTCCCGTCCCGCCTTCACGTTGATCGAGCTGCTGGTGGTGATCGCCATCATCGCGGTGCTGATCGCCTTGCTCTTGCCCGCCGTCCAGGCGGCGCGGGAGGCGGCCCGCCGCATGCAGTGCACGAACAACCTCAAGCAACTGGGCCTGGCGCTGCACAACTACCACGACGTGCATGGCCAGTTCCCGATGGGCGCGCAGGGGCGCAACCCTGTGACCGGGCTCTATGACCTGGTGCCGACGAACCGCCAGCCGTTCGTCGTGGCGTTGCTCCCCTTCTACGAACAGGGGAGCCTGTACGCCGCCTACAACGCGTCGCTCGGCTTCAACGCGTCGGACAACCTGACGACGCGGCTGGTCCCGATCGCGACCTACCAGTGCCCGTCCGACCAGACGCAGATCTTCCTCCAGACGATCGCCGGGGTGCTCGGCCCGTTCGAGGCGAAGGGGAACTACGGGCTCATCTGGGGCACGAACACCTACTGGGACCAGGGGCTGGGCAACGGCCAGAAGCTCGCGCCGTTCTACATCGCCTACGGCGCCCAGATCGCGGCCGTCACCGACGGGACCTCGAACACGCTGGCGATGACGGAGATGCTCCAGGCCCCGTCCCCCGCCGGCCCGTCGTCGGTCGTCGACCGCCGCGCCCGTCTCTGGAACGACGACAGCGCGGGCTACCAGATCATGACCCGGTTCGGCCCGAACAGCCGACTGCCAGACTTCAGCACCTGCTACAACGACCCCGGCCGCGGCCTCCCCTGCATCAACGACACGGCCTCGAATTCCTTCTACATGGGGGCGCGGAGCCGGCATCCCGGCGGCGTGAGCGGGCTCCTCTGCGACGGCTCGGTCCGGTTCTTCAAGGACTCCGTGGGCATCCCGGTCTGGAAGGCCCTGAGCACCAGCAACGGCGGCGAGGTGATCTCCAGTGATTCCTACTGA
- a CDS encoding phosphotriesterase, with protein sequence MNRRDVLRAGAAGLALEISARTLWAEAEADAGRIMTVRGPIAPDAMGVTLPHEHILVDFAGADAATPDRYRADEVFAVARPHLDAIASQGVRTLVECTPAYLARDPALLRRLSEATGLHILTNTGYYAASGGVFLPAHARTESADDLAARWLAEWRDGIGGTGVRPGFQKIGVDGGPLIEVAVKLVRAAARVHLASGLTIAAHTGDGRAALQELELLREEGVDASAFIWVHANAEADRALHAEAAARGAWVEFDGVSPGSVDGHVALVAAMKERGRLDRVLLSHDAGWYHVGEPGGGEFRPFFTLWNDLVPALRKSGLSDADVRTLTVDNPREAFTIRVRPAG encoded by the coding sequence ATGAATCGTCGCGACGTACTCCGGGCCGGCGCGGCTGGGCTCGCGCTGGAGATCTCGGCGCGGACGCTGTGGGCCGAAGCCGAAGCTGATGCCGGACGCATCATGACCGTGCGCGGGCCGATCGCCCCCGACGCGATGGGCGTCACGCTTCCGCATGAGCATATCCTGGTCGATTTCGCCGGGGCCGACGCCGCGACCCCCGACCGCTACCGCGCCGACGAGGTTTTCGCCGTGGCGCGGCCGCACCTCGACGCGATTGCTAGTCAGGGCGTGCGGACGCTCGTCGAATGCACCCCGGCGTATCTGGCCCGCGACCCGGCGCTCCTGCGGCGGCTGTCGGAGGCGACGGGGCTGCACATCCTGACGAACACGGGGTATTACGCGGCGTCGGGAGGAGTGTTCCTGCCGGCGCACGCGCGGACGGAATCGGCCGACGACCTGGCGGCGCGCTGGCTGGCGGAGTGGCGGGACGGGATCGGCGGAACGGGAGTCCGGCCCGGCTTCCAGAAGATCGGCGTCGACGGCGGGCCGCTCATCGAGGTTGCAGTGAAGCTTGTTCGCGCGGCAGCCCGCGTCCATCTGGCGAGCGGGCTGACCATCGCGGCTCACACCGGGGACGGCCGCGCGGCGCTCCAGGAGCTGGAGCTTCTTCGCGAGGAGGGCGTGGACGCCTCGGCCTTCATCTGGGTCCATGCGAACGCCGAGGCCGACCGGGCCCTCCACGCCGAGGCCGCCGCGCGGGGCGCCTGGGTCGAGTTCGACGGCGTCTCGCCCGGCTCGGTCGACGGCCACGTCGCGCTGGTCGCCGCGATGAAAGAGCGAGGGAGACTCGATCGCGTCCTGCTCTCGCACGACGCCGGCTGGTATCACGTCGGCGAGCCCGGCGGCGGCGAATTCCGCCCGTTCTTCACCCTCTGGAACGACCTCGTCCCCGCCCTCCGCAAGTCGGGCCTCTCCGACGCCGACGTCCGCACCCTGACCGTCGACAACCCCCGCGAAGCCTTCACGATCCGGGTGCGTCCGGCCGGATGA
- a CDS encoding sulfatase — MILSRALFALSVALVVAWLGPSPARGATVDDRPNVVFILADDLGIDDLHSYGRDDHATPNLDRLAARGARFTSAYCGLSICSASRAALMTGKSSARLHLTTYLPGRPDAPSQKLLHPKINMFLPNSETTLAERFKALGYATGIFGKWHLNGGPGTKSAPTDQGFDEAFLPPGDSEPSATEGGKNEYAITRRAIDFLERKKDAPFFLYVAHHSPHIRLAAKAELVAKHKDAFNPVYAAMIETLDDTVGLILAAIEREGLERKTIVVFTSDNGGLHVLEGGEVATHNTPFRAGKGYLYEGGLRVPLIVAWPGRIPAAVIDEPTVNMDFTPTLLELCGAPAPTEPELDGASIAERLRGGPPAPPRSFPFHFPHYTNQGSRPAGSLREEDWKLIEHYEDGRLELFDLAADPGEQTDLAAAQPDRARAMQARLAAWRTSVDAQPNTPNPDHDPALAASIYGSFDSSNVPARATAAAMTPLFQPWRKLMNAAVAGASRKDKARD; from the coding sequence ATGATCCTGTCGCGAGCCCTGTTCGCCCTGTCCGTCGCCCTCGTCGTCGCCTGGCTCGGCCCGAGCCCGGCGCGTGGGGCGACCGTCGACGATCGGCCCAACGTCGTCTTCATCCTCGCCGACGACCTGGGGATCGACGACCTCCACAGCTACGGCCGCGATGATCACGCGACGCCCAACCTGGACCGGCTCGCGGCGCGGGGGGCCCGGTTCACGTCGGCGTACTGCGGGCTCTCCATCTGCTCCGCGTCGCGCGCGGCGCTGATGACGGGGAAGTCCTCGGCGCGGCTGCACCTGACGACCTACCTCCCCGGCCGCCCCGACGCCCCCTCGCAGAAGCTCCTTCACCCCAAAATCAACATGTTCTTGCCCAACTCCGAGACCACCCTGGCCGAGCGGTTCAAGGCGCTGGGCTACGCGACGGGGATCTTCGGCAAGTGGCACCTGAACGGCGGCCCCGGCACGAAATCCGCGCCGACCGACCAGGGATTCGACGAGGCGTTCCTCCCCCCGGGCGACTCCGAGCCCTCGGCGACCGAGGGGGGCAAGAACGAGTACGCGATCACGCGCCGGGCGATCGACTTCCTGGAGCGGAAGAAGGACGCCCCGTTCTTCCTGTACGTGGCCCATCACAGTCCGCACATCCGCCTGGCCGCCAAGGCGGAGCTGGTCGCCAAGCACAAGGACGCGTTCAACCCGGTCTACGCGGCGATGATCGAGACCCTGGACGACACGGTCGGCCTGATCCTGGCGGCGATCGAGCGCGAGGGGCTGGAGCGGAAGACGATCGTGGTCTTCACGTCGGACAACGGCGGCCTGCACGTCCTGGAAGGGGGCGAGGTCGCCACGCACAACACCCCATTCCGCGCCGGCAAGGGCTACCTTTACGAAGGGGGCCTGCGCGTCCCCTTGATCGTCGCCTGGCCCGGCCGGATTCCCGCCGCCGTGATCGACGAGCCGACCGTGAACATGGACTTCACGCCGACCCTGCTGGAACTCTGCGGCGCCCCCGCGCCGACCGAGCCGGAGCTTGATGGCGCCAGCATCGCCGAGCGCCTGCGGGGAGGCCCTCCCGCTCCGCCGCGATCGTTCCCGTTCCACTTCCCCCACTACACCAACCAGGGGAGCCGCCCCGCCGGCTCGCTCCGCGAGGAGGACTGGAAGCTGATCGAGCATTATGAGGACGGCCGCCTCGAACTCTTCGACCTCGCCGCCGATCCCGGCGAGCAGACCGACCTGGCCGCCGCCCAGCCCGACCGCGCCCGAGCGATGCAGGCCCGGCTCGCCGCCTGGCGGACCTCGGTGGACGCCCAGCCCAACACGCCCAACCCCGACCACGACCCGGCGCTCGCCGCGTCGATTTATGGGTCGTTCGACTCGTCCAACGTCCCCGCACGCGCCACGGCCGCCGCGATGACGCCCCTGTTCCAGCCCTGGCGGAAGCTGATGAACGCGGCCGTCGCCGGGGCGAGCCGCAAGGACAAGGCGAGGGACTGA
- a CDS encoding ABC transporter ATP-binding protein has protein sequence MARASVGKRLQEVGRELGRIRRRGRQVWRLVPWRHRLSLGMALLVMGLASAGGTSSAIFLGKLVNAIGPAADGRTPSGAVIARTAAGYLALIGLGYLVRETMNVLRRFLVERTCTRIDKDMCVRLVAHLMRVDLASIAQDQVGALYGRVTRSSDGFVRFLRISFLDFIPALFTGAFAISYALMEQPWVALAMLGVVPISLGLTVAQIVTQKGVRLDLLRTRERMDGTVVEQLSGIDYVRASNTHRREVRRVAKAAERKRSMELRHHFQMSLFGCGKALNEGLFHLIVLALAVSFYIQGRINLGDIFTFSILYLNVMAPLNEVHRFIDEAHESSLRVGDLINLLREPIDPSFKPVDPRTPILTRGEPLFVAEEVGVRYPRTIENGRQALQGLSLSIRHGETIGMAGRSGCGKTTWLRVLMRLVHPTAGRVWFGGVPLECVSRESIGDLVGYVGQNPFVFSGTIAENIAYGCRDVSPQGIRKAAEAACIHDEILMMPGGYKARVAERGQNLSGGQRQRIALARIFLKNPPILILDEGTSALDNISERKVQQAVDAARADRTVILVAHRLTTLLDTDRILVFEDGKVVESGPYSRLVQADGAFADLVRSAEQGRLPLSPDPDDVVEAAEREEV, from the coding sequence ATGGCGAGAGCGAGTGTGGGGAAGCGGTTGCAAGAGGTCGGGCGGGAGTTGGGGCGGATTCGACGCCGAGGCCGGCAGGTCTGGCGGCTGGTCCCCTGGCGGCACCGCCTCTCCCTGGGGATGGCTCTGCTGGTCATGGGACTTGCCAGCGCCGGCGGCACGTCCAGCGCGATCTTCCTGGGGAAGTTGGTCAACGCCATCGGGCCGGCGGCCGACGGTCGGACCCCCTCGGGGGCGGTGATCGCCCGGACGGCGGCCGGCTACCTCGCGCTGATCGGCCTGGGGTATCTCGTCCGCGAGACGATGAACGTGCTCCGCCGCTTCCTCGTCGAGCGGACCTGCACGCGGATCGACAAGGACATGTGCGTCCGCCTGGTGGCGCACCTGATGCGGGTGGACCTGGCCTCGATCGCCCAGGACCAGGTCGGCGCCCTGTACGGCCGGGTGACCCGCAGCTCCGACGGCTTCGTGCGGTTCCTCCGGATCAGCTTCCTGGACTTCATCCCGGCGCTCTTCACGGGTGCCTTCGCGATCTCCTACGCGCTGATGGAGCAGCCGTGGGTCGCGCTGGCGATGCTCGGCGTCGTGCCGATCTCGCTCGGCCTGACGGTGGCCCAGATCGTCACCCAGAAGGGAGTCCGGCTGGACCTGCTGCGCACCCGTGAGCGCATGGACGGCACCGTGGTCGAGCAGCTGAGTGGAATCGACTACGTCCGGGCCTCGAACACCCACCGCCGCGAGGTCCGCCGGGTCGCCAAGGCCGCCGAGCGGAAGCGCTCGATGGAACTTCGGCACCACTTCCAGATGTCTCTGTTCGGCTGCGGCAAGGCGCTCAACGAGGGGCTCTTCCACCTGATCGTGCTCGCCCTGGCCGTCTCGTTCTACATCCAAGGCCGCATCAACCTGGGCGACATCTTCACGTTTTCGATCCTTTATCTCAACGTCATGGCGCCGCTCAACGAGGTGCATCGGTTCATCGACGAGGCCCACGAGAGCAGCCTCCGCGTGGGCGATTTGATCAACCTGCTCCGCGAGCCGATCGACCCATCGTTCAAGCCGGTCGATCCCCGCACGCCGATCCTGACCCGGGGCGAGCCCCTGTTCGTGGCCGAGGAGGTCGGCGTGCGGTATCCACGGACGATCGAGAACGGCCGCCAGGCGCTCCAGGGCCTTTCGCTGTCGATCCGCCATGGCGAGACCATCGGCATGGCGGGCCGATCCGGTTGCGGAAAGACGACGTGGCTCCGCGTGCTGATGCGGTTGGTCCACCCCACCGCGGGCCGGGTCTGGTTCGGCGGCGTTCCGCTGGAATGCGTCTCCCGCGAATCGATCGGCGACCTGGTCGGCTACGTCGGCCAGAACCCGTTCGTCTTCTCCGGGACCATCGCCGAGAACATCGCCTACGGCTGCCGCGACGTCTCCCCCCAGGGGATCCGCAAGGCGGCCGAGGCCGCCTGCATCCACGACGAGATCCTGATGATGCCCGGCGGTTACAAGGCCCGCGTCGCCGAGCGCGGCCAGAACCTCTCCGGCGGCCAGCGCCAGCGGATCGCCCTGGCGCGGATCTTCCTCAAGAACCCGCCGATCCTGATCCTCGACGAGGGGACCTCGGCCCTGGACAACATCAGCGAGCGGAAGGTCCAGCAGGCCGTCGACGCCGCGCGGGCCGACCGCACGGTCATCCTCGTCGCCCACCGCCTGACGACCCTGCTCGACACCGACCGGATCCTCGTCTTCGAAGACGGCAAGGTCGTCGAAAGCGGCCCCTACAGCCGACTCGTCCAGGCCGACGGCGCCTTCGCCGACCTCGTCCGCTCCGCCGAGCAAGGCCGCCTCCCCCTCTCGCCCGACCCCGACGACGTCGTCGAAGCGGCCGAGCGCGAGGAGGTCTGA
- a CDS encoding LssY C-terminal domain-containing protein → MADDQVESPRDSETEAPTEVSSGPRRSRARRWSVRTMKIVAATVGFWLIAAYLIVPFFWTHYEHAPAMATAPKTTVTGQGIPGDPLNVGLIGTREELVLAMVDAGWDPADPVTLRSSLEIAGSVLRGKPYPDAPVSPLFVFGRKQDLAYEKPAGASAKRRHHVRFWESSDLGRAGEPLWIGAVTFDQSVGLSHRTGQITHHISPDVDDERDALIAGLRERGKLREIFQVTGVGATLLGRNGGGDPYYTDGELTIGVLVAGDRKDESPATLDNPPVIQFKEQLWSVVKPMLDSLPSSQADEQP, encoded by the coding sequence ATGGCGGATGATCAGGTCGAGTCGCCGCGAGATTCCGAGACCGAGGCGCCGACGGAGGTTTCCTCCGGGCCCCGGCGCTCCCGGGCGCGGCGGTGGTCGGTGCGGACGATGAAGATCGTCGCGGCGACGGTCGGGTTCTGGCTGATCGCGGCGTATCTGATCGTCCCGTTCTTCTGGACGCACTACGAGCACGCCCCGGCGATGGCGACGGCGCCGAAGACGACGGTCACGGGCCAGGGCATCCCCGGCGACCCGCTGAACGTCGGGCTGATCGGGACCCGGGAGGAGTTGGTTCTCGCGATGGTCGACGCGGGCTGGGACCCGGCCGATCCGGTGACGCTGCGTTCCAGCCTGGAGATCGCCGGCAGCGTCCTGCGCGGCAAGCCGTATCCCGACGCGCCGGTGAGCCCGCTGTTCGTGTTCGGCCGCAAGCAGGACCTCGCGTACGAAAAGCCCGCCGGGGCCAGCGCCAAGCGTCGGCACCACGTCCGGTTCTGGGAGTCGAGCGACCTGGGCCGGGCGGGCGAGCCGCTCTGGATCGGGGCCGTGACGTTCGACCAGAGCGTCGGCCTGAGCCACCGGACGGGCCAGATCACCCACCACATCAGCCCCGACGTCGACGACGAGCGCGACGCCCTCATCGCCGGCCTCCGCGAGCGCGGGAAGCTCCGCGAGATCTTCCAGGTCACCGGCGTCGGCGCGACCCTCCTCGGCCGCAACGGCGGCGGCGACCCGTATTACACCGACGGCGAGCTGACCATCGGCGTCCTCGTCGCCGGCGACCGCAAGGACGAGTCTCCGGCGACCCTGGACAATCCGCCGGTCATCCAGTTCAAGGAGCAGCTCTGGTCCGTCGTCAAGCCGATGCTCGACTCGCTCCCCAGTTCGCAGGCCGACGAGCAACCCTGA
- a CDS encoding type II toxin-antitoxin system HicA family toxin — protein MSTRHARTLLAIFDDPARADVAWRDVESLLASLGAELTEGRGSRVRVALNGVRAVFHEPHPEEGIGKGMLRSLRDFLTAAGVAP, from the coding sequence ATGAGCACGCGACACGCGCGGACCTTGCTGGCGATCTTCGACGATCCGGCGCGTGCGGACGTCGCCTGGCGAGACGTGGAGTCGCTGCTCGCCTCGCTCGGCGCCGAGTTGACGGAGGGGCGGGGTTCGCGAGTCCGCGTCGCCCTGAACGGCGTCCGCGCCGTCTTTCATGAGCCCCATCCGGAGGAGGGGATCGGCAAGGGGATGTTGCGGTCGTTGCGCGATTTCTTGACGGCCGCCGGGGTCGCGCCGTGA
- a CDS encoding type II toxin-antitoxin system HicB family antitoxin, whose translation MRYKGYTGVVELDEGQGVLFGRVAGLRDVITFQGASVAEAVRAFHESVDDYLDFCASRGEPPQKAYSGRLVVRIDPRLHGELAVRAEASRMSLNALIEKSLETAVRPPAAESPPPPAVKSRPRTKRATR comes from the coding sequence ATGAGGTACAAGGGGTATACGGGGGTCGTCGAGCTGGACGAGGGTCAGGGCGTCCTCTTCGGTCGTGTCGCCGGCCTTCGAGACGTGATCACGTTTCAAGGTGCCTCCGTGGCGGAAGCCGTTCGGGCGTTCCACGAATCGGTCGACGATTACCTGGATTTTTGCGCCTCGCGCGGCGAGCCTCCGCAGAAGGCCTATTCGGGGCGTCTCGTCGTCCGCATCGACCCCCGGCTGCACGGCGAACTCGCCGTCCGCGCGGAGGCGAGTCGGATGAGCCTGAACGCCCTGATCGAGAAGTCCCTGGAGACGGCGGTGCGACCGCCCGCCGCCGAATCCCCACCTCCCCCCGCCGTGAAATCGCGTCCCAGGACGAAACGGGCGACCCGATGA
- a CDS encoding HEAT repeat domain-containing protein: MTKRNLGPAAIAFLGLSLATAASAGPVDDLKSEDVEARRAAASAIRSADREARIAALPALIDRLRDEKDGQVRLAVFDAVTSLGPAAAPAVEALAHTLRTNYGGQGREESHQDYRAALALAAIGEPSVETLRSLLKERKESVRAEVVMALGRVGPPAATAVSDLIPLLADPSDRIRSEAIPALGSIGPAAVDPLISACSDENPKIQAGAVEALGFVVTPAPRAVRVALDRARDDAPEVRAAAIRSLTRMGETVAEVDASAAFLDGLRHDDETVRLAAVDAFTERPALLAKAADELEALLTAPGDGPARHAASLLGRLGIDAAPRLLRALADDRGRIEPIADTLAHIGRPAATLLEEAAASPSPRVRRGAVLALGSLRPLAPGAVEALAKGLRDADAGVSAASLAALGGLGPRAAPALPEVRSLLRGESAELRAQAVEVLAQAAPRDAKLVDDFLAALDDPDARVRRPALERLRGLGTLGRRAIPAAIAKLSDPDADVRAAAADLLAGHGPSAVEAVPALTALLSDPSPRFQIIAAETLDKLGRASQPAFEGVVALLDSPDPKVREAAALTLGGLGLDAESVRPRLARALRDESPAVRKAALRSVQRFGPNASYFAPDVLLMAVDKDDRAAVDRFVKRLERRGPDPRTIPDLTARLSHDAPAVRLLAVKLLALAGPAAAPALPTLERLLEDPDADVRAQAKAACDQLRPAPAAPPGDA; the protein is encoded by the coding sequence ATGACGAAGCGAAATCTCGGGCCGGCGGCGATCGCATTCCTCGGCCTGTCCCTCGCGACGGCGGCGTCCGCCGGCCCGGTCGACGACCTGAAGTCGGAGGACGTCGAGGCCCGCCGCGCCGCCGCCTCGGCGATCCGGTCGGCCGACCGCGAGGCCCGGATCGCCGCGCTGCCCGCCCTGATCGACCGCCTGAGGGACGAGAAGGACGGCCAGGTCCGGCTGGCGGTGTTCGACGCCGTGACGAGCCTGGGCCCGGCCGCCGCGCCGGCCGTGGAGGCCCTGGCGCACACGCTCCGCACCAATTACGGCGGCCAGGGTCGCGAGGAATCGCACCAGGATTATCGCGCCGCGCTGGCGCTGGCGGCGATCGGCGAGCCCTCGGTCGAGACCCTCCGATCGCTGCTGAAGGAGCGCAAGGAGAGCGTCCGCGCCGAGGTCGTCATGGCCCTCGGCCGCGTCGGCCCGCCCGCCGCGACGGCCGTCTCCGACCTGATCCCGCTGCTCGCCGACCCGAGCGACCGCATCCGATCCGAGGCGATCCCCGCCCTGGGCTCGATCGGCCCGGCCGCCGTCGATCCGCTGATCTCCGCGTGCTCGGATGAGAATCCGAAGATCCAGGCCGGGGCCGTGGAAGCCCTGGGCTTCGTCGTGACGCCCGCCCCCCGCGCCGTGCGCGTCGCGCTCGACCGCGCCCGCGACGACGCGCCCGAGGTCCGCGCCGCCGCGATCCGGTCGCTGACCCGGATGGGAGAGACCGTCGCCGAGGTAGACGCCTCGGCGGCGTTCCTGGACGGTCTCCGTCACGACGACGAGACGGTCCGGCTCGCCGCCGTCGACGCTTTCACGGAGCGGCCCGCGCTGCTGGCGAAGGCGGCCGACGAATTGGAAGCGCTGCTGACCGCCCCCGGCGACGGCCCCGCGCGGCACGCCGCATCGCTGCTCGGCCGCCTGGGGATCGACGCCGCCCCGAGGCTCCTCCGCGCCCTGGCCGACGACCGCGGCCGGATCGAGCCGATCGCCGACACCCTCGCCCACATCGGCCGTCCCGCCGCCACGCTGCTGGAGGAAGCCGCCGCCTCTCCCTCGCCGCGCGTCCGACGGGGGGCGGTGCTGGCCCTGGGGAGCCTCCGCCCGCTCGCCCCCGGGGCCGTGGAGGCGCTGGCGAAGGGCCTGCGCGACGCCGACGCGGGCGTCTCCGCCGCGAGCCTCGCGGCGCTGGGCGGGCTCGGCCCTCGGGCCGCCCCGGCGCTCCCCGAGGTCCGCTCGCTGCTGCGGGGCGAGTCGGCCGAGTTGCGGGCGCAGGCCGTCGAGGTGCTCGCGCAGGCCGCTCCCCGAGACGCGAAGCTCGTCGACGACTTCCTGGCAGCGCTCGACGACCCCGACGCCCGAGTCCGCCGCCCGGCCCTGGAACGCCTCCGCGGCCTGGGGACGCTCGGCCGTCGGGCGATCCCGGCCGCGATCGCGAAGCTTTCCGACCCCGACGCCGACGTCCGCGCCGCCGCCGCCGACCTCCTCGCCGGCCACGGCCCATCGGCCGTCGAGGCCGTCCCTGCACTGACGGCCCTCCTCTCCGATCCCTCGCCGCGCTTCCAGATCATCGCGGCGGAGACGCTGGACAAGCTCGGGAGGGCCTCGCAGCCCGCCTTCGAAGGCGTCGTAGCGCTTTTGGATTCGCCCGACCCGAAGGTCCGCGAGGCCGCCGCCCTGACGCTCGGCGGGCTCGGCCTGGACGCCGAATCCGTCCGCCCCCGCCTGGCCCGGGCGCTTCGCGACGAGTCGCCGGCCGTCCGCAAGGCGGCGCTCCGGTCGGTCCAGCGGTTCGGCCCGAACGCCTCATACTTCGCCCCCGACGTCCTGCTCATGGCCGTCGACAAGGACGACCGCGCCGCCGTCGATCGCTTCGTCAAACGCCTCGAACGCCGAGGCCCCGACCCTCGCACGATCCCCGACCTGACCGCTCGTCTGAGCCACGACGCCCCTGCCGTCCGCCTGCTGGCCGTCAAGCTCCTCGCCCTCGCCGGCCCCGCCGCCGCCCCCGCCCTGCCGACCCTCGAACGCCTCCTCGAAGACCCCGACGCCGACGTCCGCGCCCAGGCCAAGGCCGCCTGCGACCAGTTGAGGCCCGCCCCCGCCGCCCCGCCGGGCGACGCGTGA